The DNA segment ATCCTGGATCTCCCCAACGATCTCTTCCACAATATCCTCGAGGGTAACCATACCGGCTGTGCCACCAAACTCGTCGATCACAATGGCTATCTGTATGCGTTTTTGCTGAAGCTCGCTCAGCAGGTCGTTGATCTTCTTGGTCTCGGGTACAAAATAAGGCTTCCTGATGATGTCGGCCAGCACCCATTCCTTATTGTCGGCCAGTAAAGGAAGGATATCCTTCGCATGCACAATACCGATGATCTTATCAATAATATCATCATACACCGGCAAACGGGAATATCCTTCTGCAATGATCTTTTCTACAACTTCTCTTTTTGGGGTAGAAAGCTCTACGCCCATAATTTTGGTTCTTGGAACCATAATATTTTTTACCACGCGCTCATTAAAATCAAAAACGTTTTTAATCAGCTCATGTTCATTGGTGTCAAGCGCACCGCTTTCCTTACCCTGGTCCAGCAAATAATAAAGCTCTTCAGTACTGTGAACAGAATCATGTCCGCCAACATTGGAGATCCCAAATAATTTAAGTACTACATTCGCAAATCCGTTTAATACCCAGATAAATGGCCTGAATATCAAATAAAAACCTTGCAGCGGCAGTGCGATAAAAAGGGTAGTGGCCACAGGCCTTTGAATGGCGACCGATTTAGGGGCCAGTTCTCCAAAAACAATGTGCATAACCGTAATGAACAGGAAGGCTATTCCGGTAGAAATAGAGGTGATATAGATCTCCGAAAGGGAGAAATTGATCAGCAGGTCGTGTACAATGCTATGCATGACCGACTCGCCAACCCAACCCAAACCCAGTGAGGCCAAAGTGATCCCCAGTTGTGTAGCGGCCAGATAACCATCTAAATGCTGGGTAATGTGCTTTGCGATATTCGCAACCCGGCTACCAGACTTAGCTTTTATCTCAATCTGGGATGCCCGAACTTTTACTATTGCAAACTCTGCAGCAACAAAAAAGCCATTAAGGGCAACCAGAAAAAAGGTAAAAAATATTTTAAATGCTTCCATTTAAGATCTGTTTCTAAACTTCTTGTCGTACAGCTCTATACTTTCCTGTATCACTTTATGGGCATAACGTACACCCAGTAAATGTTCAATTGTTACTTTCTTTTCTTCTAATGCCTTGTAATCCTGAAAAAACTTTACGATTTCTTTCATCGTATGCGGAGGCAGTTCGGCAAGATCATTAATGTAATTAACCGACATGTCGTTCTTGGCCACAGCAATGATCTTGTCATCCTGTTCTCCGTTGTCTACCATGTGCATCACGCCAATTACCTTGGCTTCGATAATGGTCATTGGGTAAACATCCACAGAACACAGTACCAGGATGTCCAATGGGTCATTGTCATCGCAATAAGTTTGCGGGATAAATCCATAATTTGCAGGATACATCACTGAAGAAAACAGCACACGGTCTAGTTTAATCAGATTGGAATCCTTATCAATTTCGTACTTCGCTTTTGATCCTTTAGGAATTTCAATAATGGCATTCACAATCTCCGGCAGGTTATCGCCCGGAGAAACACTGTGCCAAGGGTGATGGTCGTCTTTACTCATTTTTATTGTTCAGTATTTGATAATTCGTCATTGTTATCCTTCACTACTTTCTTTCTCACAAATGTAACGATGAGCGGAATAGTTGTAATAACAATAAAACCTATAATTATATATAATAAATAGTCACTAATTTCTTTTTCAAATCTTTTGCCCAGAAAATAACCGAGCAAAGTTA comes from the Pedobacter heparinus DSM 2366 genome and includes:
- a CDS encoding hemolysin family protein; amino-acid sequence: MEAFKIFFTFFLVALNGFFVAAEFAIVKVRASQIEIKAKSGSRVANIAKHITQHLDGYLAATQLGITLASLGLGWVGESVMHSIVHDLLINFSLSEIYITSISTGIAFLFITVMHIVFGELAPKSVAIQRPVATTLFIALPLQGFYLIFRPFIWVLNGFANVVLKLFGISNVGGHDSVHSTEELYYLLDQGKESGALDTNEHELIKNVFDFNERVVKNIMVPRTKIMGVELSTPKREVVEKIIAEGYSRLPVYDDIIDKIIGIVHAKDILPLLADNKEWVLADIIRKPYFVPETKKINDLLSELQQKRIQIAIVIDEFGGTAGMVTLEDIVEEIVGEIQDEYDEEKPTVEKISDTEFIINAYATVYDVNEHLPHDLPEDEDFDTVGGLVSHAFGKIPEVGDSEECYGYLFTILKKTEQNIETIKLELVINKSDMIDLH
- a CDS encoding inorganic diphosphatase codes for the protein MSKDDHHPWHSVSPGDNLPEIVNAIIEIPKGSKAKYEIDKDSNLIKLDRVLFSSVMYPANYGFIPQTYCDDNDPLDILVLCSVDVYPMTIIEAKVIGVMHMVDNGEQDDKIIAVAKNDMSVNYINDLAELPPHTMKEIVKFFQDYKALEEKKVTIEHLLGVRYAHKVIQESIELYDKKFRNRS